From a region of the Erythrobacter neustonensis genome:
- a CDS encoding esterase/lipase family protein, translating to MVMPRLNPGLARLPPPLMAAASNAGQRAQQAYAATQIARRVALAREACPQEYESGKPRFIRFLGEAQVLLEPVRRPRRKLAIAPTANPQVVMLLPGFGAHPMRMRYLARQMEAAGHTAKRWGLGFNWGPTQQNFDAVEERLLQLHARHGRKVVLVGWSLGGLYAREIAKRQPHAVAKVVSMGSPFSGSPRANNVWRAYQFITGHSVDAPPVAAELRVKPPVETVALWSANDGVIAPRCAAGRPGERDRAVALRCTHMGFTYDPQVVTTLLAELETTRG from the coding sequence ATGGTTATGCCGCGCCTCAATCCCGGTCTTGCCCGCTTGCCCCCGCCGCTGATGGCGGCGGCGAGCAATGCCGGACAGCGCGCGCAGCAAGCCTATGCCGCGACCCAGATCGCGCGGCGCGTGGCGCTGGCGCGCGAGGCGTGCCCGCAGGAATACGAAAGCGGAAAACCGCGCTTCATCCGCTTTCTGGGCGAAGCGCAGGTGCTGCTCGAACCCGTCCGCCGCCCGCGCCGCAAGCTGGCGATCGCGCCCACCGCCAACCCGCAAGTCGTGATGTTGCTGCCCGGTTTCGGCGCGCACCCGATGCGGATGCGCTATCTGGCGCGCCAGATGGAAGCCGCCGGGCACACCGCCAAACGCTGGGGTCTTGGCTTCAACTGGGGGCCGACGCAGCAGAATTTCGATGCGGTCGAGGAACGGCTCTTGCAACTGCACGCGCGCCACGGGCGCAAGGTCGTGCTGGTCGGCTGGAGCCTCGGCGGGCTGTATGCGCGCGAGATCGCCAAGCGTCAGCCCCACGCGGTCGCCAAGGTCGTCAGCATGGGTTCGCCCTTCAGCGGTTCCCCGCGCGCCAACAATGTGTGGCGGGCCTACCAGTTCATCACCGGCCATTCGGTCGATGCGCCCCCGGTTGCTGCCGAACTGCGCGTGAAGCCCCCGGTCGAGACAGTCGCGCTGTGGAGCGCGAACGACGGCGTGATCGCGCCGCGCTGTGCTGCGGGCCGGCCGGGCGAGCGCGACCGCGCGGTGGCGCTGCGCTGCACGCACATGGGGTTCACCTACGATCCGCAGGTCGTCACCACGCTGCTCGCCGAACTCGAAACGACGCGCGGCTGA
- a CDS encoding S10 family peptidase, whose amino-acid sequence MNARFLGALAAASTLALAAPIAAQDAQKSEAAAKPAPEPQVRSRDLAGTFGGQRVAYKATIGDTILSDDAGKAEAVIVTTSYVKSPADASRPVFFIYNGGPGSGSVWLQMGAFGPKRVAIPGDAKDDGAPPYPLLDNPDSLLDVADLVFIDPPGTGFSHLTPGTDPKKYYGLRQDARAVAQVIRRWINDNGRWNSPKFLGGESYGTTRTAMVADELEGSTFNDVGLNGLILISTILDFGVEDTTPGNEMAYVVTLPNMAAAAFYHGKVQGASVEAVAEEARRFAIGPFATALLKGQDLPADERASVRRELARLTGLSETYLDAANLRVTDQRFYKELLRDRGQTIGRLDARYTGTDYDNAGETPDNDPSFYGIDAGYTAAVNSWSRETLGYRTDREYQAIGREPGRYWDWSLQQPDRAAYLNVAPLIGQAMRQNSGLRLFNAQGYYDFATPFFGAEYSLKRYGIPQDRITWKYYGAGHMMYVRGEDRAKLSADIREFIRAR is encoded by the coding sequence ATGAACGCCCGATTCCTTGGAGCGCTGGCTGCGGCCAGCACCCTCGCCCTTGCCGCCCCCATTGCCGCGCAGGATGCGCAAAAATCGGAGGCCGCTGCCAAGCCCGCGCCCGAACCACAGGTGCGCAGCCGCGATCTGGCGGGCACTTTCGGCGGGCAGCGCGTGGCCTACAAGGCGACCATCGGCGACACGATCCTGTCGGATGATGCGGGCAAGGCCGAAGCGGTGATCGTCACTACCTCTTACGTGAAGAGCCCCGCCGATGCCTCGCGCCCGGTCTTCTTCATCTATAATGGCGGGCCGGGTTCGGGTTCGGTCTGGCTTCAGATGGGGGCTTTCGGGCCGAAGCGCGTGGCGATCCCCGGCGATGCGAAGGATGACGGCGCCCCGCCCTATCCGCTGCTCGACAACCCCGACAGCCTGCTCGATGTCGCCGACCTCGTCTTCATCGACCCGCCGGGCACGGGGTTCAGCCACCTGACCCCCGGCACCGATCCCAAGAAATATTACGGCCTGAGGCAGGATGCGCGCGCGGTCGCGCAGGTGATCCGCCGCTGGATCAACGACAACGGACGCTGGAACAGCCCGAAATTTCTCGGCGGGGAAAGCTACGGCACCACCCGCACCGCGATGGTCGCCGACGAACTCGAAGGCTCGACCTTCAACGACGTGGGGTTGAACGGGTTGATCCTGATTTCGACGATCCTCGATTTCGGGGTCGAGGATACGACGCCGGGCAATGAAATGGCCTATGTCGTCACGCTCCCCAACATGGCGGCGGCGGCGTTCTACCACGGCAAGGTTCAGGGCGCTTCGGTCGAAGCGGTCGCCGAGGAGGCGCGCCGCTTTGCGATCGGGCCGTTTGCGACCGCGCTGCTCAAGGGGCAGGATCTGCCCGCCGACGAGCGCGCCAGCGTGCGGCGCGAACTTGCGCGGCTGACGGGCCTGTCCGAAACCTATCTCGATGCGGCGAACCTGCGTGTCACCGATCAGCGGTTCTACAAGGAACTGCTGCGCGACCGCGGGCAGACGATCGGGCGGCTCGACGCGCGCTACACCGGCACGGATTACGACAATGCCGGGGAAACCCCCGACAACGACCCCAGCTTCTACGGCATCGACGCCGGCTACACCGCGGCGGTCAACAGCTGGTCGCGCGAGACGCTGGGTTACCGCACCGACCGCGAATATCAGGCGATCGGGCGCGAGCCGGGGCGGTATTGGGACTGGAGCCTCCAGCAGCCCGACCGCGCCGCCTATCTCAACGTCGCGCCGCTGATCGGGCAGGCGATGCGCCAGAACAGCGGGCTCCGCCTGTTCAACGCGCAAGGCTATTACGATTTCGCCACGCCCTTCTTCGGCGCGGAATATTCGCTCAAACGCTATGGTATCCCGCAGGACCGGATCACGTGGAAATATTATGGCGCGGGCCACATGATGTATGTGCGCGGCGAAGACCGGGCCAAGCTTTCGGCCGATATCCGCGAATTCATACGGGCGCGATGA
- a CDS encoding circularly permuted type 2 ATP-grasp protein, protein MQAQGGKFDEMFDGEGNTRPAYIEYCRWHDEQPPEFLRRKNREADDTFRRTGITFNVYGEDAAEERLIPFDMVPRIITAGEWRKLSKGIEQRVRALNSFLYDLYHRQEIVRAGRLPERLLRGNEAWLDNMVGFTPPGGIYTHIVGIDLVRTGPDEFFVLEDNARTPSGVSYMLENRETMMGMFPELFSRIGVESVSNYPRRLARSLAACVPPAYAGGKPTVAVLTPGIYNSAYFEHAFLADQMGAELVEGSDLRVVDGRVQMRTTRGYKPIDVLYRRVDDDFLDPLSFNPASVLGVPGLMDVYRSGGITIANAPGTGVADDKAIYSFMPEIVEFYTGEKALLPNVQTWRCADKDSLAYVLDNLAELVVKEVHGSGGYGMLIGPTSSAKEIADFRVKLKARPDNYIAQPTLALSTCPIYTSKGLAPRHVDLRPFVLVSPEGIDITPGGLTRVALKQGSLVVNSSQGGGTKDTWVLKD, encoded by the coding sequence ATGCAGGCGCAGGGCGGGAAGTTTGACGAGATGTTCGATGGTGAGGGCAACACGCGCCCCGCCTATATCGAATATTGCCGTTGGCATGACGAACAGCCGCCCGAATTCCTGCGCCGCAAGAACCGCGAGGCGGACGATACCTTCCGCCGCACCGGGATTACCTTCAACGTCTATGGCGAGGATGCCGCCGAAGAACGCTTGATCCCGTTCGACATGGTGCCGCGGATCATCACCGCGGGCGAGTGGCGCAAGCTGTCGAAGGGGATCGAACAGCGCGTGCGCGCGCTCAATTCCTTCCTCTACGACCTCTATCACCGGCAGGAAATCGTGCGCGCAGGACGGCTGCCCGAACGGTTGCTGCGCGGGAACGAGGCGTGGCTGGACAACATGGTGGGCTTTACCCCGCCGGGCGGGATATACACCCATATCGTCGGCATCGACCTGGTGCGCACGGGGCCGGACGAATTCTTCGTCTTGGAAGACAACGCGCGCACGCCGTCTGGCGTGTCCTACATGCTGGAAAACCGCGAGACGATGATGGGGATGTTCCCCGAATTGTTCAGCCGGATCGGGGTCGAAAGTGTTTCCAACTACCCGCGACGCCTCGCGCGCAGCCTCGCGGCCTGTGTGCCGCCGGCCTATGCGGGCGGCAAGCCCACGGTCGCCGTGCTGACCCCGGGAATCTACAATTCGGCCTATTTCGAACATGCCTTCCTTGCCGATCAGATGGGCGCCGAACTGGTCGAAGGCAGCGATCTGCGCGTGGTCGATGGCCGGGTGCAGATGCGCACGACGCGCGGCTACAAGCCGATCGACGTGCTGTATCGCCGCGTCGATGACGATTTCCTCGATCCGCTCAGCTTCAATCCGGCTTCGGTGCTGGGGGTGCCCGGGCTGATGGATGTCTACCGCTCGGGTGGGATCACGATCGCCAATGCGCCGGGCACCGGCGTTGCCGATGACAAGGCGATCTACAGCTTCATGCCCGAGATCGTCGAATTCTACACCGGCGAAAAGGCACTGCTGCCCAACGTCCAGACGTGGCGCTGCGCCGACAAGGACAGCCTTGCCTATGTGCTCGACAACCTCGCCGAACTGGTGGTCAAGGAGGTTCACGGGTCGGGCGGATACGGGATGCTGATCGGGCCCACCTCGTCTGCAAAGGAAATTGCCGATTTCCGCGTCAAGCTGAAGGCGCGGCCCGACAATTACATCGCGCAGCCCACGCTCGCGCTGTCGACCTGCCCGATCTACACTTCCAAGGGGCTGGCCCCGCGCCATGTCGATCTGCGCCCCTTCGTGCTGGTCAGCCCCGAAGGGATCGACATCACGCCGGGCGGGCTGACGCGGGTGGCGCTCAAACAGGGATCGCTGGTGGTCAATTCCTCGCAGGGCGGGGGCACCAAGGATACCTGGGTGCTGAAGGACTGA
- a CDS encoding DUF3617 domain-containing protein — MKPVWIPALTAAVLLAACSAEKDEAAAGDPVAVKDAADKVAAAGLKPQAGLYKTTITMTGLDIPGLPPEMKGHGAGLARTVESCLTQAEVDKGFEDLLKTGQDGECRFDRFALAGGNLDAVLVCDAQGRTTSMAMTGALTSTTADIEASTAIAFDGVGEGTMNFTAKHERIGECPAG; from the coding sequence ATGAAACCCGTTTGGATTCCCGCGCTGACCGCAGCCGTGCTGCTTGCCGCCTGTTCAGCCGAAAAGGACGAGGCCGCGGCGGGCGATCCGGTCGCGGTCAAGGATGCGGCAGACAAAGTTGCCGCCGCCGGGCTGAAGCCGCAGGCGGGGCTTTACAAGACCACCATCACGATGACCGGGCTCGACATTCCGGGCCTTCCGCCCGAAATGAAGGGCCACGGCGCGGGGCTCGCGCGCACGGTCGAAAGCTGTCTGACCCAGGCCGAAGTCGACAAGGGGTTCGAGGATCTGCTCAAGACCGGACAGGACGGCGAATGCCGGTTCGACCGCTTTGCGCTGGCGGGGGGCAATCTCGATGCGGTGCTGGTGTGCGATGCACAAGGGCGCACCACCAGCATGGCGATGACAGGCGCGCTCACCTCCACCACGGCCGATATCGAGGCGAGCACCGCGATCGCGTTCGACGGGGTGGGCGAGGGGACGATGAACTTCACCGCGAAGCACGAACGCATCGGGGAATGCCCGGCGGGATGA
- the uvrB gene encoding excinuclease ABC subunit UvrB has product MAELVIRRGLEEPQTGADFVPHRPNRPEKSMGGIPFKLVSDYEPAGDQPTAIRELTESALAGEQTQVLLGVTGSGKTFTMAKVIETLQRPALILAPNKILAAQLYGEFKSFFPDNAVEYFVSYYDYYQPEAYVPRSDTYIEKESSVNEAIDRMRHSATRALLERDDVIIVASVSCLYGIGSVETYSAMIFDIKVGEVVDQRELIRKLVALQYKRNDAAFTRGCFRVRGDSLEIFPSHYEDMAWRISFFGDEIEEIAEFDPLTGTKGAKLEKVRVYANSHYVTPGPTMKQAAAAIKFELEERLKELEIEGKLLERQRLEQRTHFDLEMIAATGSCAGIENYSRFLTGRLPGEPPPTLFEYLPENALLFVDESHQTVPQIGAMAKGDHRRKLTLAEYGFRLPSCIDNRPLRFNEWDAMRPQTFAVSATPGSWEMDQAGGVFAEQVIRPTGLIDPPVEIRPVEDQVQDCIAECKATAAKGYRTLVTTLTKRMAEDLTEFMHEAGVRVRYMHSDVETLERIELIRDLRLGVYDVLVGINLLREGLDIPECGLVTILDADKEGFLRSETSLIQTIGRAARNVDGRVILYADRITGSMERALAETDRRRAKQQAYNEEHGITPQTIKRDIHDIVAHTAAQDGVTVDLGDDTRNNLVGHNLRGYIEDLEKRMRNAAANLEFEEAGRLRDEIRRLEADELGIPDAEKRAPIVGRSNEGKPGTRKTRFGKTRYKKMGGKP; this is encoded by the coding sequence ATGGCCGAACTCGTGATCCGCCGCGGACTGGAGGAACCCCAAACGGGCGCCGACTTCGTCCCGCACCGTCCCAACCGCCCCGAAAAGTCGATGGGCGGCATCCCGTTCAAGCTCGTCTCGGACTACGAACCGGCCGGCGATCAGCCGACCGCGATCAGGGAATTGACCGAAAGCGCGCTGGCGGGCGAACAGACGCAGGTGCTGCTCGGCGTCACGGGGTCGGGCAAGACCTTCACCATGGCCAAGGTGATCGAAACCTTGCAGCGCCCGGCGCTGATCCTTGCGCCGAACAAGATCCTTGCAGCCCAGCTTTACGGGGAGTTCAAGAGCTTCTTCCCCGACAACGCGGTCGAATATTTCGTCAGCTATTACGACTACTATCAGCCCGAAGCCTACGTGCCGCGGTCGGACACCTATATCGAGAAGGAAAGCTCCGTAAACGAGGCGATCGACCGGATGCGCCATTCGGCCACCCGCGCGCTTTTGGAGCGGGATGACGTGATTATCGTCGCCTCGGTGTCGTGCCTTTACGGGATCGGCTCGGTCGAAACCTATTCGGCGATGATCTTCGACATCAAGGTGGGCGAAGTCGTCGACCAGCGCGAGCTGATCCGCAAGCTTGTCGCGCTGCAATACAAGCGCAACGATGCCGCCTTCACCCGCGGCTGTTTCCGCGTGCGCGGTGACAGCCTCGAAATCTTCCCCTCGCACTACGAGGACATGGCTTGGCGGATCAGTTTCTTCGGCGACGAGATCGAGGAGATCGCCGAATTCGATCCGCTCACCGGCACCAAGGGCGCAAAGCTCGAGAAGGTGCGCGTCTATGCCAACTCGCACTACGTGACGCCCGGCCCGACGATGAAACAGGCCGCCGCCGCGATCAAGTTCGAGCTGGAGGAACGGCTCAAGGAACTGGAAATCGAAGGCAAGCTCCTCGAACGCCAGCGGCTGGAACAGCGCACCCATTTCGATCTGGAAATGATCGCTGCAACGGGAAGCTGCGCGGGGATCGAGAACTATTCCCGCTTCCTGACCGGCCGCCTGCCCGGTGAGCCGCCGCCGACCCTGTTCGAATACCTGCCCGAAAACGCGCTGCTCTTCGTCGATGAAAGCCACCAGACCGTGCCCCAGATCGGCGCGATGGCGAAGGGCGACCACCGCCGCAAGCTGACGCTCGCCGAATACGGCTTCCGCCTGCCCAGCTGCATCGACAACCGCCCGCTGCGCTTCAACGAATGGGACGCGATGCGGCCGCAGACCTTTGCGGTCTCGGCAACCCCGGGCAGCTGGGAAATGGACCAGGCCGGCGGCGTCTTTGCCGAACAGGTGATCCGCCCCACCGGCCTGATCGATCCCCCGGTCGAAATCCGTCCAGTCGAAGATCAGGTGCAGGACTGCATCGCCGAGTGCAAGGCGACCGCGGCCAAGGGTTACCGCACGCTGGTCACCACGCTTACCAAGCGCATGGCCGAAGACCTCACCGAGTTCATGCACGAGGCAGGCGTGCGCGTGCGCTACATGCACTCCGATGTCGAGACGCTTGAGCGTATCGAGCTGATCCGCGATCTGCGCCTTGGCGTCTATGACGTGCTGGTGGGGATCAACCTGCTGCGCGAAGGGCTCGACATTCCCGAATGCGGGCTGGTGACGATCCTCGACGCGGACAAGGAAGGGTTCCTGCGCTCCGAGACCAGCCTCATCCAGACCATCGGCCGCGCCGCGCGCAATGTCGATGGCCGGGTGATTCTCTATGCCGACCGGATCACCGGCAGCATGGAGCGCGCGCTCGCCGAAACCGACCGCCGGCGGGCCAAGCAGCAGGCCTATAACGAAGAACACGGGATCACCCCGCAGACGATCAAACGCGACATCCACGATATCGTCGCACACACCGCGGCGCAGGACGGCGTCACGGTCGATCTGGGCGATGACACGCGCAACAACCTCGTCGGGCACAATCTGCGCGGCTATATCGAGGACCTCGAAAAGCGGATGCGCAATGCCGCCGCCAATCTCGAATTCGAGGAAGCCGGACGCCTGCGCGACGAGATCCGCCGCTTGGAAGCCGACGAGCTCGGCATCCCGGATGCGGAGAAACGCGCGCCGATCGTCGGCCGCTCGAATGAAGGCAAGCCCGGGACGCGCAAGACCCGCTTCGGCAAGACGCGTTACAAGAAGATGGGTGGGAAGCCGTAA
- a CDS encoding thioredoxin family protein, whose translation MALSGAAFAQAPAAIPEQARYGDAKIAAVLYADGAPQAGGEWMLALRFTPSAPEWHGYWSNPGDAGQGMKLALDLPPGWRMGEPLYPVPQRLVISGLMNHIYEGAYTVLVPVRVPAGAEQGALQRLRGHVEYLACTDKICVPQDAVLEARPGGGDFARWRAEAAPPLDARARFAVAGKLLRVAIPLPAAMALSDPHVFVGNARLVAYAAPQTFRRSGDVLVAEIPLDEYGVGKAEALTGILGFGDDAGVRFTAAPGDVPTGGTLVSGPKPAAMPPLWTLILGALAGGLLLNIMPCVFPILSLKALSLARAGESEAAARAEGLAYTAGVVLACTMLGALLLILRAGGEQVGWAFQLQEPGVVVALLVLAAAIAANFAGLFELPAVSVNMGGEKAGAFATGLLAAFVATPCTGPFMAAALGAALLLPVGQALLLFACLGLGLALPFLALGFVPPLRRMLPRPGAWMERFRRIMAVPMLLTALALLWLTVQLGGRAFGLVALLLVAGVLGALFIVGRLQRAGKMAWPAFGLVAAPFVAFAAIALPNLYEAKGAGQRESLLASAPFSAEALAEARAGGKPVFLYFTADWCVTCKVNEAAAIERESTRAAFAKAGVVTLVGDWTVRDEAITQFLNEQGAAGVPLYLWYAPGAAAPEQLPQFLTPDLLAEKASAGR comes from the coding sequence ATGGCGCTGTCGGGGGCGGCGTTTGCGCAGGCGCCTGCCGCAATTCCGGAGCAGGCGCGCTATGGCGATGCCAAGATCGCCGCCGTACTTTATGCCGATGGCGCGCCGCAGGCGGGCGGGGAATGGATGCTTGCGCTGCGGTTCACCCCCAGCGCGCCCGAATGGCACGGTTACTGGTCGAACCCGGGGGATGCGGGGCAGGGGATGAAGCTGGCGCTCGACCTGCCGCCCGGCTGGCGGATGGGCGAGCCCCTTTATCCCGTGCCGCAGCGGCTGGTGATCAGCGGGCTGATGAACCACATCTATGAAGGCGCATATACCGTGCTGGTTCCGGTGCGCGTGCCGGCGGGTGCGGAGCAGGGCGCGCTTCAACGGCTGCGCGGCCATGTCGAATACCTCGCCTGCACCGACAAGATCTGCGTGCCGCAGGATGCGGTGCTTGAGGCACGGCCCGGCGGGGGCGATTTTGCGCGCTGGCGGGCCGAGGCTGCGCCTCCGCTCGATGCGCGCGCGCGCTTTGCGGTTGCGGGAAAGCTGCTGCGGGTCGCGATCCCGCTGCCGGCGGCGATGGCGCTGTCCGATCCGCACGTGTTCGTCGGCAACGCGCGGCTGGTCGCCTATGCCGCGCCGCAGACCTTCCGGCGCAGCGGCGATGTGCTGGTCGCCGAAATCCCGCTCGACGAATATGGCGTGGGCAAGGCCGAGGCGCTGACCGGCATTCTCGGCTTCGGCGATGATGCGGGCGTGCGGTTCACCGCCGCGCCTGGCGACGTGCCCACCGGCGGCACGCTGGTTTCCGGGCCGAAGCCTGCCGCCATGCCGCCGCTGTGGACGCTGATCCTCGGCGCGCTGGCGGGGGGATTGCTGCTCAACATCATGCCTTGCGTGTTCCCGATCCTCAGCCTGAAGGCATTGAGCCTTGCGCGCGCGGGCGAGAGCGAGGCTGCCGCGCGGGCAGAAGGGCTCGCCTACACCGCAGGCGTGGTGCTGGCCTGCACGATGCTGGGCGCATTGCTGCTGATTCTGCGGGCGGGCGGCGAGCAGGTGGGCTGGGCGTTCCAGTTGCAGGAGCCCGGTGTGGTCGTTGCGCTGCTGGTGCTGGCCGCGGCCATCGCGGCCAATTTTGCCGGATTGTTCGAACTGCCCGCCGTCTCGGTCAACATGGGCGGCGAGAAAGCGGGCGCCTTTGCCACCGGCTTGCTGGCAGCTTTCGTGGCGACGCCGTGCACCGGGCCGTTCATGGCCGCAGCCTTGGGCGCGGCGCTGCTGCTGCCGGTGGGGCAGGCGCTGCTGCTGTTTGCCTGTCTCGGCCTCGGGCTGGCGCTGCCGTTCCTTGCGCTCGGCTTCGTTCCGCCGCTGCGGCGGATGCTGCCGCGCCCCGGCGCATGGATGGAGCGGTTCCGGCGGATCATGGCGGTGCCGATGTTGCTCACCGCGCTCGCGCTTTTGTGGCTGACGGTGCAGCTCGGCGGGCGCGCCTTCGGATTGGTCGCGCTGCTGCTGGTGGCGGGCGTGCTGGGCGCGCTGTTCATCGTCGGCAGGTTGCAACGGGCAGGCAAAATGGCGTGGCCCGCGTTCGGGCTGGTCGCCGCGCCCTTCGTCGCCTTTGCCGCGATCGCGCTGCCCAATCTTTACGAGGCGAAGGGCGCAGGCCAGCGCGAAAGTCTGCTGGCAAGCGCGCCCTTCAGCGCCGAGGCACTCGCCGAAGCGCGCGCGGGCGGAAAGCCCGTTTTCCTTTACTTCACCGCCGACTGGTGCGTCACCTGCAAGGTCAACGAAGCCGCCGCGATCGAGCGCGAGAGCACGCGTGCCGCCTTCGCCAAGGCGGGCGTGGTAACGCTGGTGGGCGACTGGACGGTGCGCGACGAAGCGATCACGCAGTTCCTGAACGAGCAGGGCGCAGCGGGCGTGCCACTGTACCTGTGGTATGCGCCCGGCGCCGCCGCGCCAGAGCAATTGCCGCAGTTTTTGACCCCCGATCTGCTCGCGGAAAAGGCGTCAGCCGGAAGGTAG